The Halarcobacter mediterraneus genomic interval CTCTCTTTCTCATCAAGTTGGAGTTCCCTTAAGGTTTATAGGTATTGGTGAAAAAATGCCTGATCTTGAAGTATTTATCCCTGATAGAATTGTTTCAAGATTAATGGGTGCTGGTGATATAGAAGGTCTTGCTGAAAAAACTGCAGCAGTAATAGATGAGAAAAAAGCAAAAGAAGTATCTAAGAAAATTAAAAAAGGTGAATTTAATTTTAATGATTTTTTAGAACAACTTTCAATGATGAGTAAATTAGGTTCAATGAAATCTATTATTGGAATGATTCCTGGACTTTCTCAAATGGCAGGACCTATAAAAGATATGGACTTCGAAAATTCAGATGAAATAAAAAGAATTAAAGCTTTGATTGGTTCTATGACTCCAAAAGAGAGAGAAACTCCTTCCCTTCTAAATCCAAGTAGAAAAAGAAGAATTGCGAGTGGTTCAGGTCTTTCAGAAATGCAAGTAAATAAAATACTTAAGCAGTTCAAAAATGCTTCAAAAATGGCAAAAAAACTTTCTTCAAAAGGTGGAATGAAAGGTTTACAAAATATGATGAAGCAGATGCAAGGTGCTGGTGGTCCTGGGGGACTTAAGTTACCTAAGTAAAACCAATAAATAGTATTGAGTTGTAAACTTAAAATAAAATAGGAGTTTAGAATTCAATACTATAAATAAAAATATAAGGAAAAAACATGACAGTAATTAGATTAACAAGAATGGGTAGAAACAAAAAACCATTTTATAGAATCGTTGTAACAGATTCTAGAAAAAGAAGAGATTCTGGATGGATTGAATCACTTGGATATTATAATCCAGTTGTAGAACCAAAAGTTTTAAAATTAGATGAAGATAGATATAAATATTGGCTAAGTGTTGGTGCAAAACCATCTGAGAGAGTTAAGAAATTAGCTGAAAAAAAGTAAATTTATTATAAGATTTTATCATGATTACTAATTTTATAGAAAACTATGCAAAACTTATTGTAAGTTACCCTGAAGAGATAAGCATCTCTACAAATATTGTAGATGAAACTTTTACTGAAATTACTATAAAAGCAAATAGTGCTGATATTGGTAAATTAATTGGTAAGAATGGTAATATGATAAATGCTCTTAAAACTATGGCAAATGGTTGTAAAGCAAAAGATGGAATATCTTACAAAATACAAGTTGTATCAGTATAATTAAGATATGAATGATAGAATCTATGTTGCAAAATTAGGAAAGGCAGTAGGCTTAAAGGGTCATTTAAGACTTTTTATTGAATCTGATTTTCCTGAGCAATTTAAAAAAGGTACAAGTTTTACTACAAATAAAAATCTTACACTTACTATAGAAGAGTATAACCCTAATAGGGACTTAGTAAAATTCCAAGACTACAATGATGTTGATACAGCAAAAAGACTTACAAATCAATTTTTATATACAACAATAGAGCAAACAAAAAATAGTTGTAATTTAGAAAATAATGAATATTTTTGGTTTGATATTATTAATTGTAATATTAAAGAAAATAACCAAGATTTAGGTAAGGTGGTTGAAATTCATAGATATCCTTTAGAGGATTATCTTGAAATAAAGACGGCAGAAGATTTAGTTAAAAAGAACCTTCCAAAAACTTTTTTGATACCTTACAATGTTGATAACTATATTTTAAATGTAGATATAAAAAATAAAGAAATCGAAGTTAAAAACTCTTATGAAATACTAGAAAACTCTTAATATAAGACTTTTCTAATACTTACATCTTTTTTCATATTCTTCTTTTGTAAAGTCTACTAAATATGCTTCTTTAAAGCCATTTTCTAATAAAGAATCAAATACTTTACTTCTTTCTGATGATGATGTGTATGGCCCAAAATATATTTCTATTCTATTTTTAGAATCTCTACATAAGGATATTTTTTTATCAAAAGTCTCAATTTGATCTAAATATGATTTATATAGATTTCCTTTTATTGT includes:
- the rimM gene encoding ribosome maturation factor RimM (Essential for efficient processing of 16S rRNA), whose protein sequence is MNDRIYVAKLGKAVGLKGHLRLFIESDFPEQFKKGTSFTTNKNLTLTIEEYNPNRDLVKFQDYNDVDTAKRLTNQFLYTTIEQTKNSCNLENNEYFWFDIINCNIKENNQDLGKVVEIHRYPLEDYLEIKTAEDLVKKNLPKTFLIPYNVDNYILNVDIKNKEIEVKNSYEILENS
- a CDS encoding KH domain-containing protein encodes the protein MITNFIENYAKLIVSYPEEISISTNIVDETFTEITIKANSADIGKLIGKNGNMINALKTMANGCKAKDGISYKIQVVSV
- the rpsP gene encoding 30S ribosomal protein S16; the protein is MTVIRLTRMGRNKKPFYRIVVTDSRKRRDSGWIESLGYYNPVVEPKVLKLDEDRYKYWLSVGAKPSERVKKLAEKK